A stretch of the Candidatus Gastranaerophilales bacterium genome encodes the following:
- the sepF gene encoding cell division protein SepF encodes MSALVNQIKKIFDLGLESEDGFDIYDEIGEEVQEEPKKREKELKVVRPITGRGYEVMVVEPKSFDDALSIAKNLIERKTVVLNVEMLDSEQSQRVVDFLAGATHALEGHQQRIGDGVFIFTPNNVNISAEKAREKSLTDAFWNPAKG; translated from the coding sequence TTGTCAGCATTAGTTAATCAAATTAAGAAGATTTTCGATTTGGGATTAGAGTCAGAAGACGGATTCGACATTTACGATGAAATCGGTGAAGAAGTGCAAGAAGAGCCAAAAAAGAGAGAAAAAGAATTAAAAGTAGTAAGACCGATTACAGGTCGCGGCTATGAAGTTATGGTTGTAGAGCCAAAAAGCTTTGATGATGCTTTATCTATAGCTAAAAACTTGATAGAAAGAAAAACCGTAGTATTAAACGTAGAAATGCTTGACAGCGAACAATCGCAAAGAGTTGTAGACTTCTTGGCGGGCGCTACTCATGCACTGGAAGGTCATCAACAAAGAATTGGCGACGGTGTATTTATATTTACGCCTAACAACGTAAACATCAGTGCTGAAAAAGCAAGAGAAAAATCTTTAACGGATGCTTTTTGGAATCCTGCTAAAGGTTAA
- a CDS encoding YifB family Mg chelatase-like AAA ATPase: MVSQVFTGTTVAIDGYKIITEVDMNNSIPGITIVGLPDTAVSEAKERIRSAIKNSGFTIPAKKIIINLAPADIKKEGSSFDLPMAIGVLSAIGEIDEMKLTDIAFLGELSLDGSLRAVNGVLPIALGLKEQGIQKIIVPKDNAKEAALIGGIAVYPASHLSEVIEFLSTEQTEELKINEFKVNINEFLNNASSAVPLFDFKDVKGQTKAKRALEIAAAGGHNILMVGSPGAGKTLLSKCFTGILPPLESSEAIELTKIYSISGLLDKDVPLITQRPFRSVHHSASAIGIIGGGSNPKPGEITLAHRGILFLDEVVEFPRSVLEVLRQPLEDGVVTISRAQQSVKYPADFTLLAAMNPCPCGHYGDSEKQCICPDFQIQRYWSKLSGPLLDRIDIQINVPRLKESELMAKTEAESSASIRKRVIKARNIQVKRFEKENIICNSQMIPKQIKKYCQLTHDCENIIKTAITKFKLSGRAFDRVLKLSRTIADLDNSDNIAPKHILEAVQYRNLDRE, translated from the coding sequence ATGGTTTCACAAGTTTTTACAGGTACAACCGTTGCAATAGACGGATATAAGATAATTACAGAAGTAGATATGAACAACTCTATTCCGGGTATTACAATTGTCGGGCTGCCTGATACAGCCGTGAGCGAGGCAAAAGAGCGTATCCGCTCCGCCATAAAAAACTCCGGCTTTACAATCCCTGCCAAAAAAATCATCATTAATCTTGCCCCTGCGGATATTAAAAAAGAAGGCTCAAGCTTCGACCTTCCTATGGCAATAGGCGTACTTAGCGCAATAGGTGAAATAGATGAAATGAAGTTAACCGATATTGCTTTTTTAGGCGAACTTTCACTCGATGGCAGCTTAAGAGCAGTAAACGGGGTTTTGCCCATCGCACTCGGACTAAAAGAGCAGGGAATTCAAAAAATAATAGTACCAAAAGATAACGCAAAAGAAGCAGCTCTAATTGGAGGTATAGCTGTTTATCCTGCCTCACATCTGAGTGAAGTAATAGAATTTTTATCGACCGAGCAAACAGAAGAATTAAAAATTAACGAGTTCAAAGTCAATATAAATGAATTTTTAAACAATGCTTCATCAGCAGTACCATTGTTTGATTTTAAGGATGTCAAAGGACAAACCAAAGCTAAGCGTGCTTTAGAAATAGCAGCTGCAGGCGGACATAATATACTAATGGTAGGCTCCCCGGGAGCAGGTAAAACTCTTTTGTCAAAGTGTTTTACAGGTATATTGCCGCCGCTTGAATCAAGCGAAGCTATTGAACTTACCAAAATTTACAGTATAAGCGGACTACTTGACAAAGATGTACCTTTAATAACCCAGAGACCCTTCAGAAGCGTTCACCACAGCGCTTCAGCTATAGGAATAATAGGCGGGGGCAGCAATCCAAAACCCGGAGAAATCACACTTGCCCACAGAGGGATTTTGTTTTTGGACGAGGTCGTAGAATTCCCCAGAAGCGTGCTTGAAGTTCTGCGCCAACCGTTGGAAGACGGCGTAGTAACAATTTCAAGAGCGCAACAGAGCGTCAAATATCCCGCCGATTTTACATTGCTTGCCGCTATGAACCCCTGTCCTTGCGGACACTACGGAGATAGCGAAAAACAATGTATATGCCCTGATTTTCAAATACAAAGATACTGGTCAAAACTTTCAGGTCCTCTGCTTGACAGGATTGATATTCAAATTAATGTACCAAGACTTAAAGAAAGTGAACTGATGGCAAAAACCGAAGCCGAAAGTTCTGCCTCTATAAGAAAAAGAGTAATAAAAGCACGTAACATTCAAGTTAAAAGATTTGAAAAGGAAAATATTATCTGCAACTCTCAAATGATTCCAAAACAAATTAAAAAGTACTGCCAACTAACTCACGACTGCGAAAACATAATAAAAACCGCAATCACAAAATTCAAACTTTCAGGCAGAGCATTTGACCGTGTATTAAAACTTTCAAGAACAATCGCCGACCTTGATAATTCAGATAATATTGCACCAAAACATATTTTAGAAGCAGTACAATACCGAAACCTTGATAGAGAGTAG
- a CDS encoding AI-2E family transporter — protein sequence MNEIKVVISLKTLMVILGLILLCIGIFLIKDILLFLFAAYILSSALFPLVDFLGKRMPKAWAITLIFIAILVIVITILVPFLYLLVDQIHELINHLPKIINKIQALLATYKSSYISNFLPSNHEILSKVLNYSESLVLKSLDFTMMLFGMIVGFFTLAAIVLFILIDKDEIKQGILSFFPKNKREQISKIAENITTRLGGYVRGQLMIMFLVGLITGVIMHLMGIPFALLLGIIAGILEIVPIIGPILSAVPAVILAFMINPWLALGVIIAYLVIQRVENLITPFVYGKFLDMPPIVIISAILIASVTLGVFGVILSPAIAAALYVVIQELYLKKINS from the coding sequence ATGAATGAAATAAAAGTTGTAATTTCACTTAAAACCTTAATGGTTATTCTGGGCTTAATCCTTTTGTGCATAGGAATATTTTTAATAAAAGATATTCTGTTGTTTTTATTTGCAGCATATATTCTCTCCAGCGCTTTGTTTCCGCTGGTAGATTTTTTGGGCAAAAGAATGCCGAAAGCCTGGGCAATTACCTTGATTTTTATAGCTATTTTAGTAATCGTAATAACAATCCTTGTTCCGTTTTTATATTTATTGGTAGACCAAATCCATGAACTTATAAACCATTTGCCGAAAATTATAAATAAAATACAAGCGTTACTTGCAACGTACAAAAGTTCTTATATTTCAAACTTCCTGCCATCAAACCATGAAATCTTATCCAAAGTGTTAAACTACAGCGAAAGCCTTGTGCTAAAATCACTTGACTTTACCATGATGTTGTTTGGAATGATAGTCGGGTTTTTCACATTAGCAGCTATAGTATTGTTTATTTTGATTGATAAAGATGAAATTAAACAGGGAATATTAAGCTTCTTTCCCAAAAACAAACGTGAGCAAATAAGCAAAATCGCTGAAAATATAACAACAAGATTAGGCGGTTACGTCAGAGGGCAGCTTATGATAATGTTTTTAGTCGGTTTGATTACAGGGGTAATAATGCACCTGATGGGAATCCCGTTTGCGCTTTTGCTTGGGATAATAGCAGGAATATTGGAGATTGTACCTATTATAGGTCCGATTTTATCGGCGGTGCCGGCTGTAATTTTAGCATTTATGATTAATCCATGGCTTGCACTCGGTGTAATTATAGCTTATTTAGTTATTCAAAGGGTGGAAAATCTTATTACACCGTTTGTCTACGGCAAGTTCCTGGATATGCCTCCTATCGTTATAATCAGTGCAATATTAATTGCAAGCGTTACGTTGGGCGTGTTCGGAGTTATTCTTTCCCCTGCAATTGCAGCGGCGTTGTATGTTGTAATTCAGGAACTATACCTTAAAAAAATAAACAGTTAA
- the argS gene encoding arginine--tRNA ligase codes for MLKDKIKKIITAAINKACEGKKLGSLESATQVDIIIEKPKNPDFGDFSINVSPYARAAKIAPPLIAQNLAEFLTSTSFEVNIIGGFMNFKLSDGFFNEALQNILTKKATFGANTSGGKEKVMLEYISANPTGPLHIGHGRWACMGSALANLLKFSGYDIYQEFYINDAGNQINNLSHSLFIRVMQELGENINFPTDEAEVKNFYTGEYLIQTAKDFIAQNPETAAKIKQGKKHSEFKEELADFAKKYMLDEQKRLLQKLNVEFDNYYSELDLHRQNKVVECLEKLKQTGHTFEKDGALWFKSTTFGDDQDRVLIKNDGAYTYLSADIAYHIDKMQRGFERLINIWGADHHGYVARIKASLEAFSYDPTHLEVLLGQLVNLLIDGEQVRMGKRKKMITLEDLVDEVGADATRFWMIMRSIDTTLDFDVDLAKSKADENPVFYVQYAHARACSIIRNALAKRVDTVNKIELEPAFSQDEIDETFNTKEFSPLYDKKDKAYSATKTLLLKLDSFEDMILSAAKLRAPYLIAKYAQELAGDFHRFYSVARVITEDKDLSKSRIAVVLSVQTVLKNALDLLGVSAPEAM; via the coding sequence ATGTTAAAAGATAAAATAAAAAAAATAATCACAGCGGCGATAAACAAAGCTTGCGAAGGAAAAAAACTGGGTTCACTTGAGAGCGCAACCCAAGTGGATATCATCATAGAAAAACCGAAAAATCCTGACTTCGGCGACTTTTCAATAAATGTTTCGCCCTACGCACGAGCGGCAAAAATTGCTCCGCCTCTTATTGCCCAAAACCTTGCAGAATTTTTAACATCAACTTCATTTGAGGTTAATATAATAGGCGGATTTATGAATTTTAAGCTGTCAGACGGGTTTTTTAACGAAGCTTTGCAAAACATCCTTACAAAAAAAGCGACTTTCGGCGCAAATACCAGCGGCGGCAAAGAAAAGGTTATGCTTGAATACATAAGCGCCAATCCCACAGGACCTTTGCATATAGGACATGGCAGATGGGCTTGTATGGGAAGCGCTTTGGCAAATTTATTAAAGTTCTCGGGCTATGACATTTATCAGGAATTTTATATTAACGATGCAGGCAACCAGATAAACAATCTGTCGCATTCTCTTTTCATAAGAGTTATGCAGGAATTAGGCGAAAATATTAATTTCCCGACCGATGAAGCGGAAGTTAAAAACTTCTATACAGGCGAATATCTAATCCAAACAGCAAAAGACTTTATTGCACAAAACCCCGAAACAGCGGCAAAAATCAAACAGGGGAAAAAACACTCTGAATTTAAAGAAGAGCTTGCGGATTTTGCGAAAAAATATATGCTTGATGAGCAAAAAAGGCTTTTGCAAAAACTCAATGTAGAATTTGACAATTATTACAGCGAACTTGACCTTCACAGACAAAATAAAGTGGTTGAATGCCTTGAAAAACTTAAGCAAACGGGTCATACCTTTGAAAAAGACGGCGCTTTGTGGTTCAAAAGCACAACTTTTGGCGATGACCAAGACAGAGTTTTGATTAAAAATGACGGGGCTTACACTTATTTGAGCGCGGATATAGCTTACCATATCGATAAAATGCAGCGCGGTTTTGAAAGGCTTATAAATATTTGGGGGGCAGACCACCATGGTTATGTAGCAAGAATTAAAGCCTCATTGGAAGCTTTTTCCTACGACCCGACCCACCTGGAAGTTCTTTTGGGGCAGCTGGTAAACCTTTTAATTGACGGCGAGCAGGTAAGAATGGGCAAGAGAAAGAAAATGATTACACTTGAAGACCTTGTCGATGAAGTCGGAGCAGATGCCACAAGATTTTGGATGATAATGCGAAGCATAGATACAACGCTTGATTTTGATGTTGATTTGGCAAAATCAAAAGCCGATGAAAACCCTGTTTTTTACGTCCAATACGCTCATGCCCGGGCTTGCAGCATAATAAGAAACGCACTGGCAAAAAGAGTTGATACCGTTAACAAAATAGAACTTGAACCTGCTTTTTCACAAGATGAAATTGACGAAACATTTAATACCAAAGAATTTTCGCCGCTGTATGACAAAAAGGACAAGGCTTACAGTGCAACAAAAACACTGCTTTTGAAGCTTGATTCTTTTGAAGATATGATACTTTCAGCAGCAAAGCTTCGTGCGCCGTATTTGATAGCAAAATACGCCCAGGAGCTTGCGGGAGATTTCCACAGGTTTTATTCCGTAGCAAGGGTAATTACAGAAGACAAAGACCTTTCTAAATCAAGAATAGCTGTTGTTTTAAGTGTTCAAACCGTGCTTAAAAATGCGCTTGACCTTCTTGGCGTAAGCGCCCCTGAAGCTATGTAG
- a CDS encoding YggS family pyridoxal phosphate-dependent enzyme, protein MNNLKANYNEVLDELKEFDLRIIAASKYIDENGIIAAYNLGIRDFGENRVQDALKKLNNLPDEIKNNCEWHFIGHLQSNKVRKVVANFDYIHSIDSLDIAQTVNRVAGEMNKIQKVLLEVNISQEKSKWGLSEKEVYDIFEQLLKLPNIKVIGLMGMAENTSNEGLLEKTFTHLANLQYNIQHKYQVEFKELSMGMSGDYKVAAKAGSTMIRLGQRLFK, encoded by the coding sequence ATGAACAATTTAAAAGCCAACTATAATGAAGTATTAGATGAGCTCAAGGAATTTGATTTAAGGATAATTGCGGCTTCTAAGTACATAGATGAAAATGGTATAATTGCCGCCTACAATTTGGGGATAAGAGATTTTGGCGAAAACAGAGTGCAAGACGCGCTTAAGAAGCTGAATAATCTGCCCGATGAAATCAAAAACAATTGTGAATGGCATTTTATTGGACATTTACAATCGAATAAGGTAAGAAAAGTTGTAGCAAATTTTGACTATATTCATTCAATTGACAGCCTTGATATCGCACAAACAGTAAATCGTGTGGCAGGCGAGATGAATAAAATTCAAAAAGTGTTACTGGAAGTTAATATTTCGCAAGAAAAATCCAAGTGGGGATTGAGCGAAAAGGAGGTATACGACATTTTTGAACAACTGCTGAAATTACCCAATATTAAGGTTATCGGTCTTATGGGCATGGCAGAGAATACATCAAACGAAGGATTATTAGAAAAAACCTTCACACATTTAGCAAATTTGCAGTATAATATACAACATAAATATCAGGTTGAGTTTAAAGAGCTGTCTATGGGGATGAGCGGGGATTACAAAGTAGCTGCCAAAGCAGGCTCAACAATGATAAGATTGGGACAAAGATTATTTAAGTGA
- a CDS encoding HD domain-containing protein: MFDLESVYNTYSENEKSHAKQVVFLSRLIFEETKAFHDFEEKELNYLTLAAKYHDIGRIIGSSKHYLNSYKVIKESDFARIKNLTPAELEIIALVARYHSGEIPKKDDKDFRNLEKSEQKTVKILAGILRLADVLDREHLELVKNIYFELDNENKILYLLLEVLQKGYFPDVKIFAKKKLLMEKEFHTQVVIKVT; this comes from the coding sequence ATGTTTGATTTGGAGTCTGTATATAATACTTATAGCGAAAATGAAAAATCCCATGCAAAACAAGTTGTGTTTTTGAGCAGGCTGATTTTTGAAGAAACAAAAGCTTTTCATGATTTTGAAGAAAAAGAATTGAACTATTTAACCCTCGCTGCAAAATATCACGATATCGGCAGGATAATAGGCTCAAGCAAACACTATTTAAACAGCTATAAAGTTATCAAAGAGTCTGACTTTGCAAGGATAAAAAATTTAACCCCCGCAGAGCTGGAAATTATTGCATTAGTTGCCCGATATCATTCAGGCGAAATACCTAAAAAAGACGATAAAGATTTTAGAAATCTTGAGAAATCAGAGCAAAAAACAGTAAAAATTCTGGCGGGAATTTTGCGCTTAGCGGATGTTTTAGACAGAGAACACCTTGAGCTTGTTAAAAATATCTACTTTGAGCTTGACAATGAGAATAAAATACTGTACTTACTTCTTGAGGTGCTGCAAAAAGGTTACTTCCCGGATGTGAAAATTTTTGCTAAGAAAAAACTCCTTATGGAAAAAGAATTTCACACCCAAGTTGTTATAAAAGTTACTTAA